The Pseudomonas sp. GD03919 region AGCGGGTTGATGGCGCGGATGCCTTCGATCAGCGCTTTCTCGGTCTGCCCGTACAAGGCCTGCAGGGCGAAACGGCAGGCGTAGACCTCACCGCCCTCCTCGATGAACGCCTTGATCTGGTTGTTGACCGCCAGGTGGCCGGGGAAGGCTTCATTGCCTAGGGTGGGGAAACCGCGCTGCACGCCAAGCTGCACGCCCGGCCCGTAGAGCAGCACCTTGGTCTCGAAGCCTTTGCGCAGCAGGCGTTTGGCCTGCAGCATGTTGACCAGGCCGATGGAACCCTCGAAAGCGATGGTGTGGAAGGTGATGAGGGCTTTCTCGCCTGGCTCGGCCTTGACGTCCTCGAAAACCTTCTCTTCGTAGTTGACCAGGAAGTCGCCGTCCTTGTAATGGGCGATATCGACGCTCGGCATGGGTGCTCTCCTCTTCTGCTTTTCTTCACGGTGGAAGTCACCGTGCTTGCAAGAGCTAGAGCGAAGGCTGTGCCAGGTTTTCAGCTATTTATTTTTATTATTTCAAATCAAACAGTTAGTTATCTGATCCGGTTTTCCAGGCACGATCTGCACCTAGGCATCGACTACGAAGTCTCGTATAAAAACGAAAGTTCGTAGCAGCAATTACGAGGTTTCGTAGCATGAGCACAAGCGAGCCGGACTATCTCGCAGGCTGGGCCGACATGACCTACGCCTCCAGGCACATGGTGTTCGAGCATTGCAGCGAGGCCATCGTGCAGTTCGATCCGGTGGCCAACCGCTTCGTCGACATGAACATCGCCGCCAGCAAGCTGTTCGGTTATGCCCGGCACGAGTTGCTGAACATGACGGTCACCCGCCTGCTCGGCCACCAGCTACCCGAATTAATCGTGTTTACCCAGGCGGTACTGGAAGCCGGCAAGGGCTGGAGTGACGAGCTCAGCTGCACGCGCAAGGATGGCGAACGCGTGATGCTGGAAATCTCCGCCACCACGCTGCGCCTCAAGGGCGTGCTCTACCTGATCCTGGTGCTGCGCGAACGCAGCGAGCAGCGCTATCTGCTCGACCAGGCACAAACCGAGCGCACCATGCGCGGCGGTCTGCTGGAATGGCGCAACATCCTCAACCTGTTCCAGGAAACCGAACGCGACAACCACCTGCTGCTCAGCGCCGTCGGCGATGGCATCTACAGCATCGACAGCGAGGGCCTGGCCACCTACGTTAACCCGGCGGCAGCGCGCATGCTCGGCTGGGAGACGGACGAGATGATCGGCAAGAACATCCACCGCATTCACCACCACAGCCACGCCGATGGCAGCCACTATCCGGTGGAGGACTGCCCGATCTACAAGGCCGTGCATG contains the following coding sequences:
- a CDS encoding MSMEG_0572/Sll0783 family nitrogen starvation response protein: MPSVDIAHYKDGDFLVNYEEKVFEDVKAEPGEKALITFHTIAFEGSIGLVNMLQAKRLLRKGFETKVLLYGPGVQLGVQRGFPTLGNEAFPGHLAVNNQIKAFIEEGGEVYACRFALQALYGQTEKALIEGIRAINPLDVMDLRLLMRREGALIIDTWTA